The Kribbella sp. NBC_00662 nucleotide sequence AGTACCAGTCCTGCGCGCGGCCCGCGGCGTACCGGATGTAGCCGGCCAACCGGCCTTGGGGGTCGTCGAGGTTGCCGTGCTCGTCGAGTTCGATCCGGACGCCGAAGCGTTCCAGTTCGTCGGCCGGTAAGTAGATCCGGTCGTTGGTCAGGTCCTCCCGGATGTCGCGGAGGATGTTGGTCTGCTGGAGGGCGATACCCAGCTGATCGGCGTACAGGGCGAGCGTCTCGAGGTCCGCGGAGCCGGTCGGGCCGAAGATCGACAGACACAGCCGGCCGACCGAACCCGCGACGCGCCGGCAGTACACGACCAACTCGTCGAAGTCGCCGATGCGTACTTCGGTCAGGTCGGTCTCGACACCCGCAACCAGTTCCTCGAACGCGCCGAGCGGCACCGGATACCGGCGCGCCGCGTCGGCGACCGCGACGTACACAGGCTCGTGAATGTCGCCCAGCCGGCCGAGATCCTTGCGTACTCCGGCAAGCGCGGTGCGCTTGTCCTCCAACGGGAGGTCGCCGTCACCGATGTCGTCGATCCGCCGCGCCAACGCGTACAGCGCCGAGAGAGCGTTGCGCTTCGGCGTCGGGAGCAGGCGGATGCCGTAGTAGAAGTTGCGCGCCTCGGTGCGCGTGATGTCCAGGCAGGCTGCGTACGCTTCCTCGACCGTCGACGTCATCGGGCGACCGCCTTGACCAGCAAGCGCACGGTGTCGAACTTCGACGGACTCGCCTGATGGGACAACACATCACCTCCGGTACGACGCAACGCCCGGACCGTCGCCTGACCGCCGGCCACGAACCCGGCCACGGAGATCCGCGCCCAGCCGTGCAACCGGCCGACGATCGCTGCACCTTCGTCGAGCATCTTCGCGGCCCTCGCAGTCTCGAAAATCATCAACTCGCGCAGTTGCTGTGTCGCCTGGCCCCGATCGAGATCGGTCTCGGCAACGCCGTACGTCATGAGGTCCGTCTGCGGCAGGTAGATCCGGCCGGCGCGGCGATCCTCGCCGACGTCCTGCCAGTGCTCGACCAGCTGCAACGCCGTACACACCAGGTCGGACAGACGCTCGGTCTCGGGATCGTGGACCTCGAACACGCCGAGCACCATCCGGCCGACGGGATCGGCGGAGAGGCGGCAGTAGCCGAGGAGGTCCTCGAACGTCGGGTAGCGCGTAACCGTCTGGTCCTGCAGGTTGGCCTGGATCAGGCGGTGGAAGGGATCAGGCGGCAGATCGTGCTGGTGGACGATCGGGCGCAGACGGCGCAGTACCGGATGGTCCGGCTCTTCGCCGGCCCAGATGCGGTCGAGATCGACCGTGAACGCGCGCAAGGCCGCCGTACGGTCGCCGGCGTAGCTGTCGCCGAGCTCGTCCACTGTTCGGGCGTAGCCGTAGACAGCGTGCAGCGACTCCCGGTGCCCGGCGGGCAGGAGCTTGAGTGCGACAGGAAAGTTCTCGGTGAGTTCCTTTCTGCCCAATTGACGGTCGGAAGCGGCATTCTGCACTCCGTCTGGATGCACAGTTCCATGATGGGAAGCGGTTTCGTGCCAACTCTGCCCCGTTGACGCACATTCGGAGCGCTGAAACTTGTCACGGAGTTACAGTTCTCGTGGAGGACCTCTTCGATGACCATCGCAACCTTCGACCGTGCCCGGCTCGAGGACGCCCTGATCGACGGACTGCCCGCCCTGGTCGCCGAGGTGCGCGACCGGCTGGCCGAGCACTGGCCGGACTACGCTGCCTTCCTCGACACCGACCGGGACGCGGTCGTCAAACCGGCCGAGCTGTTCGTACATCGCCTGCTGGACATGTCGATCGCGAACCTGATCAACCCCGAGCAGACCACGCTCGACCGCGGCGACGAGACGGTGCGGCGGGTCTTCGAGGAGATCGGCCGCCGCCAACTGCAGGAGGGCAACGATCTCACCCGATTGCTGACAGCCTTTCAGTTAGGCGCCCGCGTCGCCTGGCGGCATGTCGCCGCAACAGCGCTCCGGCTGGATTTCGCGCCGGACAACCTCGCCGCCCTGGCCGACTCGGTCTTTGTGTTCGTCAACCAACTGTCTTTCTCGGCAGCCAACGGTTATTTGCAGGAGCAGATCGAGGACGCGATGGCGCGCGAACGGCGCCGCGAGGACCTCGCCAACCTCCTGCTGTCCGGCCGCGCCGGCACGGAAGCGATCCGGACCGCCGCACAGCAGGCCGCGTGGCGGATCCCCGAGACCGCCGCGGTCGTCATCTACAGCGACGGCGACCAGGAGCCGGCCGGGACGCTGGTGGCCCGGCTCGAGCCCGGCGCGCTGCCGATCCGCCGCAACGCGGTCGTGGTCGGCGCCATCATTCCGGAACCGTCGGGTCCGGGTCGCCGGCTGCAGCTGAGTCGGGAGCTCGCCGGAATGGGTGCGGTGGTCGGCAATTCGGTCGCGCTCGCCCAGCTCCC carries:
- a CDS encoding squalene/phytoene synthase family protein, whose amino-acid sequence is MTSTVEEAYAACLDITRTEARNFYYGIRLLPTPKRNALSALYALARRIDDIGDGDLPLEDKRTALAGVRKDLGRLGDIHEPVYVAVADAARRYPVPLGAFEELVAGVETDLTEVRIGDFDELVVYCRRVAGSVGRLCLSIFGPTGSADLETLALYADQLGIALQQTNILRDIREDLTNDRIYLPADELERFGVRIELDEHGNLDDPQGRLAGYIRYAAGRAQDWYSLGWRLLPYLDWRSGASCRAMSGIYHHLLRRIGANPVLVYDQRLSLSAGEKAQVALASLAGARS
- the hpnC gene encoding squalene synthase HpnC, with the protein product MGRKELTENFPVALKLLPAGHRESLHAVYGYARTVDELGDSYAGDRTAALRAFTVDLDRIWAGEEPDHPVLRRLRPIVHQHDLPPDPFHRLIQANLQDQTVTRYPTFEDLLGYCRLSADPVGRMVLGVFEVHDPETERLSDLVCTALQLVEHWQDVGEDRRAGRIYLPQTDLMTYGVAETDLDRGQATQQLRELMIFETARAAKMLDEGAAIVGRLHGWARISVAGFVAGGQATVRALRRTGGDVLSHQASPSKFDTVRLLVKAVAR
- a CDS encoding PucR family transcriptional regulator; the protein is MTIATFDRARLEDALIDGLPALVAEVRDRLAEHWPDYAAFLDTDRDAVVKPAELFVHRLLDMSIANLINPEQTTLDRGDETVRRVFEEIGRRQLQEGNDLTRLLTAFQLGARVAWRHVAATALRLDFAPDNLAALADSVFVFVNQLSFSAANGYLQEQIEDAMARERRREDLANLLLSGRAGTEAIRTAAQQAAWRIPETAAVVIYSDGDQEPAGTLVARLEPGALPIRRNAVVVGAIIPEPSGPGRRLQLSRELAGMGAVVGNSVALAQLPRSLEIARIAVRLRNTGVLTDDPVFADEHLDALIVWRDEALVAALREEMLAPLAGETEAARERLAETLASWLKHFGDRQAIAHELSIHPQTVRYRMARLRALYGDRLDDPESRARLFLALEWPGP